The Chengkuizengella sediminis genome contains the following window.
CTAGATTTAGACCTAGAATTACTCAGTTTGTTAGGTGTAAAATAGAGTTTCTGATTTCCAGCGCAGGAAGTGCTGATCTAGCATTTGTAGAAACAGATTTTTATAGTTCGTTGCTCCTCTTGAATAAGTGGGAGTTCACGAACTGTTAATATTAAAATGAAAATGCTTATCCACTTACTTGCAATCAGCAAGTAATATAGGTATAATTTAACTGGAAATTACAATAAGGGGCTGATACAATGAATCAGTTTAGGGATTCCATGTTAATATTATCTAGGAAGTTTGGTATTCTAAACGAACAGTCTTGTGTAAATTGCTGTGGTAAGGAACTATCACTTGTGCAAAGTCATATATTATATGAAGTCAATCGTCAAAATCAACCTTCTATGCAGGATATTGCCGGCGCATTAAGTATGGATATTACAACTTTTAGTCGTCAAGTTAAGAACTTGATTGACAAAAACTTAATTAAAAAAACACCTGACTTAAAAGATAATCGAATTCATATTTTGTCTTTAACAGATAGAGGGAAAGAATTTCAATCTAAAATAGATCAAGAATTTAACGTTTATCTTGAACAAGTATTTAACCAATTAAGTGAATTCGAACGAGATACAATCATAAGATCCATTGAACTATTAAATATTTCGATGAATAAAGCTGAAGTGTGTTGTATTCCAACAAAGTAAGTGAATATCGAGTTAAAACTTGTATTATGCAAGTTTTAACTCGGAAAGAAAGGAGAATGAATTAGGTGGAGAATCAATTTTTTGATATTGTTCAAAAATTAAAGCTGGAACATGAACTTTTAAGAGGGAATTTTGGTTTAGAGAAAGAAAATGTAAGAGTTAACGAATTTGGTGAACTCGCTTTAACCCCTCATCCTGCAGTTTTTGGAAATAAATTAACACATCCTTTTATTACGACTGATTTTTCTGAAAGTCAAATAGAAATGATTACACCTATGTTTCATACGCTTGAAGAGTGTTTTAATTTTTTAGAGAATATCCATCATATCATTACTTTAGAGCTTAAAGAAGAATATTTATGGCCACAGAGTAATCCTCCGATGCTTCCTGAAGAAGAACAGATTCCAATTGCAAAATACGAAAATTCAATAAAGGGAAAAGAAGCAGAGCAATACAGAGAAAAATTAGCAGCTGGTTACGGTAAGAAGAAACAAATGATTTCTGGGATTCATTATAACTTTTCTTTACAAGAGGAGTTTTTAAATAAGATTTACAAAGAAGCAGATACAAATAAAACGTATAAACAGTTCAAAAACGATATTTACTTACAAATAAGCAGGCATATATTGCAATATAGATGGTTGCTCATTTATTTATTTGGTGCTAGTCCAGGGGTGCATACAAGTTATAATAAGGAATGCATTGAGATCATGGAGAAGTTAGATCAAGAAAGTTCATATTTTCAATATGCAAGCTCATTTCGGAATGGGGTATGTGGTTATAGAAATGAGGGAGAGCTGATCGTATCCTATCGTACTGTAGATGAGTATGTGAGTGATATTAAAAAGCTGATAAAGAATGGAAAACTTCAAAGTGCAAAGGAATATTACAGTCCAGTACGTCTGAAATCAAACAATAATTCAGATTTATTAACATCGTTAGAGAGTGAAGGGATTGAGTACTTAGAGTTGAGGATTCTCGATTTAAATCCTTTTTTGAACATAGGTGTAGATTTAGAAACTCTTTACTTTGTACATTTATTTATTTTATTTGGTTTATATAAGAAAGAAGTAAATAAAAATGAACATTCACAGATGACTTCTCTAATAAATCATGAGCTTGCTGCAAGTTTAGGTAGAAAGCAAAACTTGATGCTTTTTAAAACTGTACAAGAGGTTGTTTCAATTCATAAATGGGGGATTGAAATCTTAGATGAGATGCTCACTTTTGTTTCTAAACTTGGCATTAGAAAGGATTATTTTCAACAAATTATTTATGATGCAAAACATAAATTCAATCATCCTGAAAAAGGTACCTCATCACTAATCTTAGAAGGAATTCGTGAAAAGTCGTTTATTCAATTTCATATGGAGAAAGCAAAACAGTATTTGAATAAAAGTAAGACAAAATCATACAACCTTCTAGGTTATGAAGATATGGAGCTATCCACACAAATTTTATTAAAGGATGCAATTAAGAAAGGAATTCATTTTGAAATTTTAGATCGAAACGACAATTTTATATTGCTGAAAAATGGATCTAAGAAAGAATATATTAAACAAGCTACGAAAACTTCGTTGGATTCATACAGTACCATTCAAGTGATGGGAAATAAATTAGTAACAAAAAAAGTGTTAAACGAACAAGGTATACATGTCCCAATGGGTCAACATTATCTAACTAAGGATGAGGCATTATCGAATTACCTGTATTTTAAAAAAATGGAAATCGTGACAAAACCAAAATCAACAAATTTTGGTTTGGGTATATCAATATTAAGAGGGGATTATTCTCAAGCCTCTTTCGAGAGATCGGTTGAATTAGCTTTTCAATATGATGACTCTATCTTGATTGAACAATTCATAAATGGAAAAGAATATCGTTTTTTTGTGATCCAAGATGAAGTTGTGGGTATTCTGCATCGTGTACCTGCAAATGTAACAGGGAATGGACAATCGAATATACAAAAATTAGTAGAGGAAAAAAATAAAAATCCTTTAAGAGGCAAGGGATATAGAACTCCGTTAGAAAAAATAAAATTAAGCGAAAATGAGGAAATGTTTTTAAGGGGGCAGGGGTTAAACTTTCAATCCATTCCTAAAATGGGCGAGATCGTTTACTTAAGAGAGAACTCTAATATAAGTACTGGTGGAGATAGTATTGATTTTACAGATGTTATTCATAGTTCGTATAAAAACGTTGCCGTATCTGCAGCACAAACAGTGGGGGCTTCTATTTGCGGTGTAGATATGATCATTAAAGATGATTATTCACAATATGTTGAAGAAAACTACAGCATTATAGAATTAAATTTTAATCCAGCCATTCATATTCACTGTTATCCCTTTAAAGGAGAAAATAGAAAACTCGGAGAGAAGATTTTAGAAGCACTCAGGTTTTAGATTAGTCAATCAAGTTTAATTAAGAGTAATATAGAAATCTCAATATGATTAGGGTGAGGCTGTGAAAGTATTTGTTTACGATATGTAATGATATAATTTGGTAATAGAAATGATTTAAAGTTCATAGGAAGGTAGGAAACAAGGATATGAGTGAATTAAATCAGGGTGAACCCGTTATAAAAATAGAAGAATTGTATAAAAAATATGGTCAATTTATTGCGGTGAATAAAATTAATTTTGAAGTAAATCAAGGTGAAGTTTTTGGATTGTTAGGACCAAATGGTGCCGGGAAAACAACCACTATGGAAATGATTGAAGGGTTGAGAAAACCCGATAGTGGGAGGGCATTGGTCGCTGGTTTTGATACTCAAAAACAATTGAATAAAGTAAAAGAAGTTATCGGTGTTCAGCTTCAATCTACTTCATTGTTTGATTTATTAAAAGTGAAAGAAATCACAAAAATGTACGCAGGTTTTTATCCTAACCCTGTAGAAATTGAACCTTTGTTAAAAAGTGTCAATTTAGAGGAAAAAATGAACGATAGGGTGAAAAATCTTTCAGGGGGACAAAAACAACGTTTGGCCATTGCTTTAGCTTTAGTTAATGATCCAAAAGTGATTTTCTTGGACGAGCCAACAACTGGCCTTGATCCACAAGCTAGAAGAACGTTATGGGACATTATTTTAAAATTAAAAGAGAAGGGGAAAACGATTATATTATCTACACATTACATGGATGAAGCCCATATTTTATGTGATCGTATCTGTTTAGTAGATCAAGGAAACATCATTGCTTTGAACACACCTCAAGAGTTAATAAAAAGCTTAGACTCGCAAAGTGCAGTGGAGTTTAATTTATCAAATATGAAATTGTTAAATGATACTGATAAAAAACAGATGGAGCATGAGTTTGGTACTATGGCAGCTGTTAAACAAGTGGACATACATCATGATACTTATGTATTGTATACAGATCAATTACAGGAAACTTTAACAGATTTAATACAACAAGCAGAAGAAAAAAAGATTAATTTAGCGGATTTACAAACTAGAACGGCTACATTAGAGGATGTATTTATACATATGACAGGAAGGAGTCTGAGAGAAGAATGAAGGGATATCGACAGTTAACGATAGCACAGTTGAGAATATTTGGACGCAATCGTCAGGTTCTTTTTTGGACATTATTTTTTCCTATTTTTTTAATGATCATGATTGGCTCCTTTTTAGGTGGAGGGAGTAACGTTTCTTTACAAGGTGTTATCATTGATATGGATGAATCCATGGAATCCCGGATGTTTGTAGATGGATTGATATCAAATCAAACTTCTATAGATGCTCCTGTATCTGTACAATTTGAGTTATCAGAGGATGAGTTGATTGCGAAGGAACAACTTAAACAAGGAGATATTCAACTCATTGCAATCGTACCTGAAGGTTATAGTGATGAGGTGAATTCTGAAGATGGAACCTCTAGTATTATTTTATATTACGATGAAACAGATCAATTAAGATCAACCATAGGGATTGGATTAGTTGAAGGTGTAGTAGATCATATTAGTAAACAAATGGCTGGTTATGAACCTGTTATAACAGTACAACAAGAAGGATTACAATCTATAAATTTGCAGTACATTGATTTTCTTGTCCCAGGTATTGTAGCGATGATGATCATGTCAAATAACCTTAATGGTGTTGCTGGTCAAATTGCATCCTGGAGGGAACGAGGAGTTCTTCGAAGAATGCAAAGTACAACATTAAAAGCGTCTACTTTTATTGCTGCTCAAATTACAGCAAGACTTATATTAAATGGTCTTCAAGCTTTAATCGTTTTATTAGTAGGAAGTTTCATTTTTGGAACACAAGTAAATGGATCTTGGTTATTGTTAATTATGTTTGTCGTTTTAGGAACATTAACCTTTATGTCAATAGGTTTCATTATTGCTTCTGTAGCTAAAACACCTGAGAGTGCAGGACCTATAGCAGGCTTTATTTCATTCCCGTTATTATTTCTAGGTGGTGTCTTTTTTCCAATCGACGATATGCCATCTTACTTACAGCCTATTGTAAGTTCTTTACCAATTGCTCATTTAAGTACTGCTTTTAGACAGATTATGAATGTAGGTGCTGATTTAACAACTCTATGGAGTGAAGCGCTGTTATTAAGTGGGTGGATGATTGTAGCCTTTATTATAGCTAGTATTACATTTAAATGGGATTGATGTTTCACAAGTAAGGTAAAGTCAAGTGATAGGCAATAAGCATACAATTACAGTTAAGTATTATTGCCTATTATTTATCAATAAATTCGATAACATACATTCGCAATCTTCATAACTCCGTTAAACAAAATGTTATATAATTTTATAAGAGGTTTGGTATTGCACAATTTATCATTCGAATAGCTCCACATTTTTATAATACTCTAGAAGAAGAAAAATATACAGTTGATCAAATAGCTGATTCTTTATAAGAAGTAATATTTATATATCATTTTATTTTTAATTTATTACAAGGGGTTGTTTGTTTGAATACAAATAAAAATACATTTTTTATTGGAACTTTATACTCACTTGCAGCGTATGTACTATGGGGATTGCTTCCGATTTATTGGAAGTGGATCGAACATGTCCCAGCAGGAGAAATTTTAGCTCATCGAATTGTGTGGTCTTTTGTTTTCGTAATCGGAATTATTTATGTAACTAAAAAATCTTCAACGTTCAGGCAGCAGATATATTTGTTTTGGAAAACTCCCAAAAGTATGGTACCTGTTTTAATTGCAGGGGTACTTATTAGCTGTAATTGGTTCATATATATTTGGGCTGTGAATCATGAACAAATAGTTGAAGCAAGTCTTGGTTATTATATGAATCCTTTACTTAGTGTATTATTAGGAGTGATTGTTCTAAGAGAGAAGATGTCCAATTGGCATTTCATTGCGTTGTTTTTTGCAGGAATAGGTGTAGCTATATTAACGATTCAACATGGACAAATCCCTCTAATATCAATTGCTCTAGCCCTTAGTTTTGCATTATATGGATTAGTAAAAAAAATAATTAAGCTTGATTCTGTATTTTCTCTGGCCATTGAAACAGCTTTAGTATTACCAATAGCATTGATTTATCTAAGTAGCCTACAAGGAAAAGGTACCGGGACATTTTTAACATCCTCACTATCAACAACTATTTTGTTAATTTGTACGGGAGTAGCAACAGCTTTACCATTATTATTTTTTGCTGAGGGATTACAAAGAATTTCCTTATCATTAAATGGTTTTTTTCAATATTTAGCACCAACGATAAGTCTAATACTGGCTATATTTGTATATCATGAACCGTTTTCAAAAATACAACTGATTAGTTTCATGTTTATTTGGTTTGGTCTAATCCTATTTACACTTTCTAGCACAAACCTAATTAGGGTTTCAGAGAAAAAAACAGCAAGCGTATAGTTGAAGTTAATTTATTTTATTTTCACGTAGCACTCATTTAACTTTAGTATATTGAATAATATAGTTTATAAAGGTAGGTAAATTTTTATCCACTTAAATGTCATCTGAAAATATGAGCACTTTATGTTATGATAGTAAATGGATTTATTCATGATATTCCTCACTCCCTCGATAAAATCATGAAATGTTAATAAAGAGAAAACGAAGTAATTTAACCGAGGTGATACATTAATGAACGTAGCTTTTTTTCTAACACCAAAATCTGAGGTCATTTATTTAAATGAATCATGGAGTATGAGACAAGTTCTTGAAAAGATGAAACATTATCGTTATGCAACTGTCCCTATTATTGATGATCAAGGTAAGTATATAGGAACAATATCTGAGGGTGATTTGTTATGGCAGATGCACGAAATGATTGGAGAATCAATAGACAATTACAGCAAAATTAAATTAAATGACATCCCACTATATAACAGTTATAAATCTATCCATGTGCGGGGAGAAATTGAGGATTTAATAGATTTAACGATCAGACAAAATTTTGTACCTATTATTGATGACCTTGAACATTTTATTGGAATCGTAACACGAAAAGATATTATACATCATTTAAATTCAAAATTAAAAACAATATAATTCAATTCATGTTAGTTAAAACGTCACTGTGAGATCAGTGGCGTTTTTTATATGTATTTTTTTTTGAATGGAGATGTTATTTTGGATGCTTTTAAGCTGAAATGTTAATTCCAAGGCACATATTATGCGTTAAAAGTATATGCTAGTGGAAGAAGGAGGATCTCTATAAACAATAAGGTCACCTTATATACATCAACATGATTATTTAAGAATGAGGAGGAGTTGGGGGAATGGATGTCATAGATAATCCAGCATTAAATAGACCATTACTCATTAGCTCATTTATCAATAAAAAAGAATTATCAAATAGGATAAAAAATAATAGTTTCGTAGATCATAAAGTGACTCCATTAATTAAAAAAATTTCCTTTCATGAAATGGACAAATGGTTTTTTGATCATTCTGGTAATCTTAAACATGAGAGTGGGAAATTTTTTGTAATACAAGGAATGAAAATTAAAGATCAACTTCATAAAAAGTTATTATATCGTCCAATCATAAATCAACCGGAACATGGAATTCTCGGGTTAATCATGAAAGAGAAAGATGGCGTTATGTATTTATTAGTACAGCTTAAAATCGAGCCAGGAAATGTGAATTTCATACAAGTATCCCCTACAGTTCAAGCTACTGAGAGTAATTATACACAGGTCCATCGTGGAAAATCAGTACCTTATCTTGAATACTTTACTAATTCTAATAACTCTAAAGTGATTTTTAAGCAATTACAATCAGAACTAGGAAATAAATTTTACGCAAAGAGAAATTATAATATGATTGTAAAATTAGCAGAAGGTTATCAAATTAAACTAAGACCCGATTTTTATTGGATCACATTAGGTGAGATCATTGATTTATTAAGAAAACCTAATCTTATTAATATGGATCTGAGGTCTATTATTTCATGTTTCAGTTTTTCTAACCATAATTTAGACAACAAAAAGTCCTCTGATAAGTTAGAGGATTATGAAAGAAAGATAAAGTGGAATCTACATGGCAAAATGTTATTGCAATCTGCTCTTAATCATAAGGGTGCTATTTATTCATTAGAACACATTAACGAATGGTTATTAGATCTCAAAAAGAAGAAAAGATATGAAACAGAGATGATAAGTTTAAATGAACTTTTAGATAAAGGTTGTTGGGAGAAAAATAATAAACGTATTTTTAATCATAATTATGATGAATTTGAGGTTAATTATTTGAAAATTCACATAGAAAATAGAGAAGTTAATACTTGGTCACAGCCTATTGTTGCTGATCATCAGGTTAAATTAAACGGATTTATAGTGAAAAAAATAAATGGACTGTATCATTTTTTAGCGCAAGCTTGTGAGCAATATGGTTACCATGATGGAGTTGAACTTGGACCTACTGTCCATAATGTTTCTTCATTTTCTTCAGTTACCTATATGGATTTCTTTCAGAATGCAAAAAATGAAAAAATTCTTTATTCCCAAATGTTATCGGAAGAAGGAGGAAGATTCTATCATTGTCAAAATAAATATATGATCATATTTATTGAAGATGAAATCAAGATAAAAAATGGTTATAAATGGGTAACGCTGTATCAATTAAAAGAAATGTTAAAAAAAGAATGTTTTGTAAATGTAGAAGCAAGAACGATAATTTCATGTGTAGATTTTGGAGTGATGAATGAATGAAGAAAATCATTAAAATTGGTGTTTTAGGTTGTTCAAATATTTCACAAAAAGCACTCTTACCAGCCATTTGTAATCATCCAAATTTTCAGCTGGCTGGGATAGCTTCTAGATCTACTGATAAAGCATTGAAATTTTCTAAATTATTTAAAACATTACCGTATTCATATGATGAGCTAATAAATGATGATGATATAGATGCCATTTACGTATCTTTACCTGTAGGTCTTCATTATCTATGGGGAAAAAAAGTACTTCAATCAGGAAAACATCTTTTAATGGAAAAAACGTTTACAGTTTCATTTAAAGAAGCTGAAGAATTAGTATCGTTAGCTTTACATAATAATATAGTTGCAATGGAAGCCCTGATGTATACCTATCACTCACTGTACCAAAAAGTCAGAGAGAGTATTTTGGACGGTACAATTGGAAAAATAAGATCCATCCAAGCATCTTTCGGTTTTCCATCATTACCACAAGATAATATTAGAAGCCAAAAAACAATTGGAGGAGGAGCAACTTTAGATAATTTAATATATCCACTAAGTTTATGTTTAAATTTAGCAAATGAGAAACTAGAAGATTACAACTATAAAATATATAAAGATGATAATTCAGAGGTTGATACGAGAGGTAGTTTACAATTACATTTCACTTCTTTCTCTGCTCATCTTACCTATGGATTTGGGTATACGTATCGTAATGATTATATCATTTGGGGAAGTGATGGTTATTTAAAAGTGAATAGAGGTTTTTCCAGACCGGTTAATTTAGATGCAGAAATATTAGTTGTGAAACAAAATAATGAAAAAATTATAAAAGTGAAACAAGATAATCACTTTTATAATATGATAGATGCTTTTTACCAAAAAGTGATTGGTCAAGACATTATATATATGAATGAGAAGGAGAATATTCTTCAGAGAATGGAAATTATATCGGAACTATATCAATCCTTAGACGTAAATTCTTGATTGATTAATTCTGAAAAAGAGAATATTCTAGTTATTTATTCAGGAGGTGGGAAATGAAAATCTTAATTACTGGTGCTAAAAGTCAATTAGCAAAAGAAATAATAAAACTTACAGGAAATATTAATTTAAACGTACATGAATTTACAAAAGAAGAAATGAACGTAACAAATTATGATGAAGTGAATCGAATTATAAATAACATTCAACCCAATATAGTCATTCATTGTGCTGCTAATGCTAATGTAGATTTTCTAACAAAGTATCCTGATCAAGCTTATCATTTAAACACTTTAGGTACACGTAACGTAGCTGTCGCATCAGAAAAAGTTAATGCAAAATTTTTATTTTTAAGTACAGCTTACGTATTTGATGGTCTACATCCTAGTTATACAGAATTTGATGAACCCTCTCCAGTGAATATTTATGGAAAAACTAAAGCTGCAGCAGAGAAAATAGTGCAAACTTTGCACAGCCGATACTTTATTCTTCGAACATCTTGGTTATGCGGTGAGAGGTTTATTAAGTGGATGCAAGATGCTACATTAAAGAAAAAGAACATAAACATTGAAACGGATTTATTTGGATCTCCAACTCCAACTAGTGATTTAGCTCAATTTCTAATTAAAATCATGATGACTGATTTGTATGGAATTTATCATGTTACAAGTAGTGGAATTTGTTCAAAGTATGATTATTTTCAACTTGTACTAGAAAGTTTGGGTATAAGTGACTATCATTTAGTTCCTATTAAAGTTAAAGATTCAGCACCGAATAGTTTGAGACCAAAATATTCAACTTTAGAAAATATGGCTTTAAAAGTTCAAGGTTTTGATGAGCTTCGTCCATGGAATGAGGGAGTCTATGAATATATACAAAATCTTTATAAATTTTAGTAATAAACTAGGGACATTAATTGCCTCTAGTTTTATTTGTTTTGATAAAAAAACGATTACTCAATAAACAACTGACCATTTTCTCGAGAAGTATCACATTCAAAATCTAAATTATAATACTGCAAGATGTTTCCATGAAAATCTCAGAGTGTGTAATCCACTATATTTTAAACATTATGTTTTTATACAGATTATGTATTCTCCCTATTAAAATTATTTTCAATATTTTCTAAATAAGAATGTTTTTCAATCTTTCTTAGATAATATTGGATTCGTGACAGGCCACTCAATTCCAATATCGGGGTCATTGAAAATCCTTCCGCAGTTTTAATTTTAGATTCTTTTTTATTCTATGATTTAGAAAAGGATAATGTTCCAACGAAGAATTTAAAGACAATTACATATTAATTTGTACTTTTTCATATGAAATGTGTTCAATATGTTTGTATTTGTATTCAACTGATCGTGTAATGGTAGCTATATTGTTGAAAAAACATTTGACTCTTAATATTTAGGTTTATCAATTCCACTGCCGTCCATACGTTCAGTCTTTAACTTGAATACAATAAAAAATATAGTGCTGGAAATCTATAGAAGTGAGGTTATATAAATGAAAGAGTTAAGAAATTTTTTTGATGTTGTGATTGTAGGTGGTGGACCAGCAGGGTTAAGTGCTGCACTTGTGTTAGGGCGCTCTAAGAGAAAAGTAATGTTAATTGATGACAATAAACCCAGACATAATGTGACTTATGAATCTCATGGTTATTTAACTAGGGATGGTATAAAACCTCATGAATTTAAAAATATTAGTAGGAATGAATTAGCAAAATATAAGCATGTTGAATTAATGAATGAACAAGTTGTTCATGTTGAAAAAAAGGAAAAGCATTTTGAAACAATAACCAAGAATGGAGTTAAACTTTATAGTCGAAAAATACTATTTGCAACGGGTGTAACGGATCATTTACCTCATATAGATGGATTAAAAGAAATCTATGGACGGAGTGCGTTTCCCTGCCCTTATTGTGATGGTTGGGAATTTAGAGATCAGCCACTTGCTGTAATAGGGAATTCAGATCGAATTTTTGAATATACAAGATCGGTACAAAATTGGAGTTCAAATCTTGTTTTATTTACTAATGGCTCTGCAAATCTAAACATGGAACAAAAAAAGAATTTGGTTCAACATCAAATTAAAATCATAGAGAGTAAAATAAAACATTTGAATTCTGAAAATGGAAAGTTGCAAAGTTTTCAATTAGAAGATGGAAAACTCATTTTAAGAACTGCAGCTTTT
Protein-coding sequences here:
- a CDS encoding MarR family winged helix-turn-helix transcriptional regulator; its protein translation is MNQFRDSMLILSRKFGILNEQSCVNCCGKELSLVQSHILYEVNRQNQPSMQDIAGALSMDITTFSRQVKNLIDKNLIKKTPDLKDNRIHILSLTDRGKEFQSKIDQEFNVYLEQVFNQLSEFERDTIIRSIELLNISMNKAEVCCIPTK
- the gshAB gene encoding bifunctional glutamate--cysteine ligase GshA/glutathione synthetase GshB; the encoded protein is MENQFFDIVQKLKLEHELLRGNFGLEKENVRVNEFGELALTPHPAVFGNKLTHPFITTDFSESQIEMITPMFHTLEECFNFLENIHHIITLELKEEYLWPQSNPPMLPEEEQIPIAKYENSIKGKEAEQYREKLAAGYGKKKQMISGIHYNFSLQEEFLNKIYKEADTNKTYKQFKNDIYLQISRHILQYRWLLIYLFGASPGVHTSYNKECIEIMEKLDQESSYFQYASSFRNGVCGYRNEGELIVSYRTVDEYVSDIKKLIKNGKLQSAKEYYSPVRLKSNNNSDLLTSLESEGIEYLELRILDLNPFLNIGVDLETLYFVHLFILFGLYKKEVNKNEHSQMTSLINHELAASLGRKQNLMLFKTVQEVVSIHKWGIEILDEMLTFVSKLGIRKDYFQQIIYDAKHKFNHPEKGTSSLILEGIREKSFIQFHMEKAKQYLNKSKTKSYNLLGYEDMELSTQILLKDAIKKGIHFEILDRNDNFILLKNGSKKEYIKQATKTSLDSYSTIQVMGNKLVTKKVLNEQGIHVPMGQHYLTKDEALSNYLYFKKMEIVTKPKSTNFGLGISILRGDYSQASFERSVELAFQYDDSILIEQFINGKEYRFFVIQDEVVGILHRVPANVTGNGQSNIQKLVEEKNKNPLRGKGYRTPLEKIKLSENEEMFLRGQGLNFQSIPKMGEIVYLRENSNISTGGDSIDFTDVIHSSYKNVAVSAAQTVGASICGVDMIIKDDYSQYVEENYSIIELNFNPAIHIHCYPFKGENRKLGEKILEALRF
- a CDS encoding ABC transporter ATP-binding protein, yielding MSELNQGEPVIKIEELYKKYGQFIAVNKINFEVNQGEVFGLLGPNGAGKTTTMEMIEGLRKPDSGRALVAGFDTQKQLNKVKEVIGVQLQSTSLFDLLKVKEITKMYAGFYPNPVEIEPLLKSVNLEEKMNDRVKNLSGGQKQRLAIALALVNDPKVIFLDEPTTGLDPQARRTLWDIILKLKEKGKTIILSTHYMDEAHILCDRICLVDQGNIIALNTPQELIKSLDSQSAVEFNLSNMKLLNDTDKKQMEHEFGTMAAVKQVDIHHDTYVLYTDQLQETLTDLIQQAEEKKINLADLQTRTATLEDVFIHMTGRSLREE
- a CDS encoding ABC transporter permease, which codes for MKGYRQLTIAQLRIFGRNRQVLFWTLFFPIFLMIMIGSFLGGGSNVSLQGVIIDMDESMESRMFVDGLISNQTSIDAPVSVQFELSEDELIAKEQLKQGDIQLIAIVPEGYSDEVNSEDGTSSIILYYDETDQLRSTIGIGLVEGVVDHISKQMAGYEPVITVQQEGLQSINLQYIDFLVPGIVAMMIMSNNLNGVAGQIASWRERGVLRRMQSTTLKASTFIAAQITARLILNGLQALIVLLVGSFIFGTQVNGSWLLLIMFVVLGTLTFMSIGFIIASVAKTPESAGPIAGFISFPLLFLGGVFFPIDDMPSYLQPIVSSLPIAHLSTAFRQIMNVGADLTTLWSEALLLSGWMIVAFIIASITFKWD
- the rarD gene encoding EamA family transporter RarD — translated: MNTNKNTFFIGTLYSLAAYVLWGLLPIYWKWIEHVPAGEILAHRIVWSFVFVIGIIYVTKKSSTFRQQIYLFWKTPKSMVPVLIAGVLISCNWFIYIWAVNHEQIVEASLGYYMNPLLSVLLGVIVLREKMSNWHFIALFFAGIGVAILTIQHGQIPLISIALALSFALYGLVKKIIKLDSVFSLAIETALVLPIALIYLSSLQGKGTGTFLTSSLSTTILLICTGVATALPLLFFAEGLQRISLSLNGFFQYLAPTISLILAIFVYHEPFSKIQLISFMFIWFGLILFTLSSTNLIRVSEKKTASV
- a CDS encoding CBS domain-containing protein — protein: MNVAFFLTPKSEVIYLNESWSMRQVLEKMKHYRYATVPIIDDQGKYIGTISEGDLLWQMHEMIGESIDNYSKIKLNDIPLYNSYKSIHVRGEIEDLIDLTIRQNFVPIIDDLEHFIGIVTRKDIIHHLNSKLKTI
- a CDS encoding NDP-hexose 2,3-dehydratase family protein, with the translated sequence MDVIDNPALNRPLLISSFINKKELSNRIKNNSFVDHKVTPLIKKISFHEMDKWFFDHSGNLKHESGKFFVIQGMKIKDQLHKKLLYRPIINQPEHGILGLIMKEKDGVMYLLVQLKIEPGNVNFIQVSPTVQATESNYTQVHRGKSVPYLEYFTNSNNSKVIFKQLQSELGNKFYAKRNYNMIVKLAEGYQIKLRPDFYWITLGEIIDLLRKPNLINMDLRSIISCFSFSNHNLDNKKSSDKLEDYERKIKWNLHGKMLLQSALNHKGAIYSLEHINEWLLDLKKKKRYETEMISLNELLDKGCWEKNNKRIFNHNYDEFEVNYLKIHIENREVNTWSQPIVADHQVKLNGFIVKKINGLYHFLAQACEQYGYHDGVELGPTVHNVSSFSSVTYMDFFQNAKNEKILYSQMLSEEGGRFYHCQNKYMIIFIEDEIKIKNGYKWVTLYQLKEMLKKECFVNVEARTIISCVDFGVMNE
- a CDS encoding Gfo/Idh/MocA family protein, which codes for MKKIIKIGVLGCSNISQKALLPAICNHPNFQLAGIASRSTDKALKFSKLFKTLPYSYDELINDDDIDAIYVSLPVGLHYLWGKKVLQSGKHLLMEKTFTVSFKEAEELVSLALHNNIVAMEALMYTYHSLYQKVRESILDGTIGKIRSIQASFGFPSLPQDNIRSQKTIGGGATLDNLIYPLSLCLNLANEKLEDYNYKIYKDDNSEVDTRGSLQLHFTSFSAHLTYGFGYTYRNDYIIWGSDGYLKVNRGFSRPVNLDAEILVVKQNNEKIIKVKQDNHFYNMIDAFYQKVIGQDIIYMNEKENILQRMEIISELYQSLDVNS
- a CDS encoding SDR family oxidoreductase produces the protein MKILITGAKSQLAKEIIKLTGNINLNVHEFTKEEMNVTNYDEVNRIINNIQPNIVIHCAANANVDFLTKYPDQAYHLNTLGTRNVAVASEKVNAKFLFLSTAYVFDGLHPSYTEFDEPSPVNIYGKTKAAAEKIVQTLHSRYFILRTSWLCGERFIKWMQDATLKKKNINIETDLFGSPTPTSDLAQFLIKIMMTDLYGIYHVTSSGICSKYDYFQLVLESLGISDYHLVPIKVKDSAPNSLRPKYSTLENMALKVQGFDELRPWNEGVYEYIQNLYKF